AGTAGGTCTCCGCCACGAAGACGCCCCCCATCTTCTCCACGTAGTTGAAGAGCCCCATGTTGTACCAGAGGGGTATGTTGTCCCAGAAGAGCCTGATCTTCTCGTCCTCGATGATGCCGATCTTCGCAGCAGCCCGCTCCTTGACCTCTTCGAGGACCTTCTCAAGGTAGTCCACGGCGATCTGCGTCCCCTGGCGGGTCACCATGACGAACATGATCCCTATCTCGGCGGCCGAGATGGGGGTGGGGATAAACCGCCGGTGGGAGGTTATCTCGTCCCAGAGCTCGCACGCCCGATCAGAGAGCCTGACCGCCTCCCTCAGCCTCTCCATGTCGAACTTTCTGCCGGTCACCTCGGTGAGAAAATCTATGAGCCGGGTGAAGACGCTCTTGACATACTCGATGTGGTGTCTCTGGATCTTCTCCGGCGCCACCTGAGGGATGCCGCCGATGAAGTGGGCGGCGTCCGGGAACCTCTTCTCCATAGCCTGTAAAATCTTCATGGCGGGAACACACCCCCCGCCGCCGGAGAAGATGATGTCAGGCTCCGGGAGCCCGCCCAGGGGGACGTCGTCCTTTCCCATCAGGCCGTAGACGTAGCCCACGATGTTTCTCAAGTATCCGCAGAGGTCTTGGGAGTAGCCCATCCCCTCCGAGACCTCGAAGTCCGTGGGCGTAAGGCCGAAGGCGGCGCATACCGGAGACCAGTTCTCCGGAAATACCGGCTGAAGGTCCATGGCGTAGAATATCTCGGTGGTGCCGATCATCACCGGAAGCCACCCCACCGGCTTTCCCTCCTCCTTCGCCCTGTGACCCTCGAGGTAGAACTCGGTCACTATTTTGTTAAGCTCCTTGGCGGTTTTAAGCCTCTTTTTCGATTTGCTCGTCTTTTCCATAACGTGTCTTTTCTATAAACGTTTTTCTATAAATATCTAACTTCCTATCATCTCGAAGAATCCCTCGAGCCTAGTCCTCAGCTGCCCCTCCATTATCCCGGTCTCCTCCATCTCGATTGCGATCTGGGGAATCCCCTCCTTTTTCAGCATCTCCACCGCCACCGGGTGGTCGGCCAAGTGGGGGGAGCAGAACTTCTGGAAGAGGAAGACGACCCCCTTGGCCCCCGAGCTTTTAACAAGCTCCACCAACCTCGGCACCCTGACCCCCGTCCGGGATCGGGAGGGACAGGGGTAACGGTTTATGTAGCGGTCTATCAGCCTCTCGGTCGAAGTCTTTCCCTCCCCCCCCTCCGGATGAAAGTTTCTAAACCCGGTGCAGAGGTCGTCGGCGACTACCACACCCCCCGACTCCTCCAATATTTCCAGCACCCCCGGCTCCTCGACAAGGCTCCCGGAGACAAGGACGGGGATACCCTTCCTATTTATTGTTTCGGCCTTGTCGCCCTTTTCCTCGATCTCCCCAGCCAGCCCCTCAAGCATCAAGAGGTAGTCCTCCGGAGGAGTCACAAACCCGGCCCTGATCACCGTCAGGAATTCCGCCGCGGTAAGGGGAAGGCTCCGTTTCTCCCTCATCTCCATGAACC
This genomic interval from Candidatus Zymogenus saltonus contains the following:
- a CDS encoding 2-hydroxyacyl-CoA dehydratase, whose translation is MEKTSKSKKRLKTAKELNKIVTEFYLEGHRAKEEGKPVGWLPVMIGTTEIFYAMDLQPVFPENWSPVCAAFGLTPTDFEVSEGMGYSQDLCGYLRNIVGYVYGLMGKDDVPLGGLPEPDIIFSGGGGCVPAMKILQAMEKRFPDAAHFIGGIPQVAPEKIQRHHIEYVKSVFTRLIDFLTEVTGRKFDMERLREAVRLSDRACELWDEITSHRRFIPTPISAAEIGIMFVMVTRQGTQIAVDYLEKVLEEVKERAAAKIGIIEDEKIRLFWDNIPLWYNMGLFNYVEKMGGVFVAETYSAAWSIRLDPKDPLEAIAIKSLMSYPLVSCTSTRKRKEMVLKACRDFHIDGAVLHRNKSCVPITLGQMDIKRALMEELNIPSVIIDADHMDERNFSVAQFQTRMDAFMETLLEKKGLS
- a CDS encoding 2-hydroxyacyl-CoA dehydratase, with translation MSKKEMSKTSNISVVRFTDAIEKMDENLKAISSGGKKVFGYFCTYTPIEMIHAAGFLPVRIAGGQGRVDNADSLTPNFICPYVRLATERALMGRYDYLSGVIEGYTCDVVCGAVNVWEDNFKGELYHTIPLPYDNYPADRDFFGAVLEELKDKLEGVGGAVTEESLEVSLDLYGKIRGMILRFMEMREKRSLPLTAAEFLTVIRAGFVTPPEDYLLMLEGLAGEIEEKGDKAETINRKGIPVLVSGSLVEEPGVLEILEESGGVVVADDLCTGFRNFHPEGGEGKTSTERLIDRYINRYPCPSRSRTGVRVPRLVELVKSSGAKGVVFLFQKFCSPHLADHPVAVEMLKKEGIPQIAIEMEETGIMEGQLRTRLEGFFEMIGS